ACAGCCACTGCCCTCGtcgctgttttttttcctctctccttcttttttgtGGCTGTACACACTGTTtcgttgttttgtttaaaaggGGGATTGGCTTTGCAATTTGTTCTGGCTTTGTGCTTTTGGATTGCCGCGTGATTAACTCGTGATATCACAATTTAAGTTTTAATTGTGACATTGTCGTGTCCGCGCGGTGTGCGGGTTTCATTGTTATTTCCACGCCTTTGCGTTCTTATTATGGACAGTATTCTCACTCAGATGGTCTGACTGATCCTCCCACACTGAGAATAACAGCTTGATCTGCTGAACAGTTTTAACAGCATCCAACTGCAATGGAATATTTCGATGAAGATATTTCTGCAGGAATATAAGAAACTCTTCAGAACTACAAGTGAAAGGTAAAAgtttaatgtgtttcttttctcaaCTGAAGTTTCCAACGTATAATTAAACTGCGTCATTAACTGTGTGCTCATGCTTGtaattttacattacagtgGTTGCTTTATTGTGCATGGACTAAACTATCAAAACTATCTCGTtctcccctccacccccaccctccctgcacactcacgcagagtCATCCATCCAGCACACTATTGGTAGGTACTCCGGTCAGTTTGCCACGCCCCTTCAAAAGCCCCAGGTGTCTTTCTGCAACCCCGTCTGGTCCAGGATGTCCAGGCAGCTCTCCCAGCTTCCGACCCCCGATCTCCCAGCTGGTGCAAGCCCACAGTTTGGAAGTTGTACTCAGCCTGCAGGGGGCTCCCTCACAGGGGGGCATCTCAACTCCATGACAGGTCTTAAATCCCTTCTGCATCACCCCATGAAGGGAGACCAACGCCTGAAAAGCCCATGTGATGCAAAAGGTGAGAGCTCCTCTCATTTGATAAATCAACACAATgccacagtgttgtttttgtgcagcaTGAGCACCTGACTCAGTCTGTCTTCAATATGTGCAATGACAGAGCATGAATAAATACTGGTCTGTTCCACCCACTCCTGCTTTTGTTGTAATACAAATATGAAACATTGCTGTGTAACAAACACTGTATTTCCGCACAAAAATCTGATGAACAATAACTTATTCATCATAACTTCTCCATGACCGTGACAAGTGTTCACCTGGGTTACAACCCCTGCTCCTGCTCTAAATCAGGCTTCAGAATGAAATGAGTAATAACAAGTTTTGTTCGAGCCAtgatgctgtgctgtgttgcGGTTGCTTTTTCTACCAAAATGTACATTTGACTATTGTGAGATTTGTTCAGGAGCTTATGTATATGTTATGATAGCAAGTTTGTTTGGACTCATGCTTAATGCTGCCATTCAGCGACCATCTGGTccatctgtgagtgtgtgtatgtgtgtttgtgcgtgtgagACATAGATTGAAAGGGGAGATTTTGCAAAAATGCATCTGATGTATACACCTGCCACCAGTCTGGAGAGTTGATGTTAGCAATCCATTTGCTACAGAATAAAGTATCTCATGAAAACCCTCTGGTAATCAAACTTTCTTGGGcgttgaaaaaacaaaaaaaaagtactgtttACCATCCTCATTCTGTACTCACAATGACTCCGCTCATTTATCTCTGGCAGATAAAGAGAGGCTGGACCTTGATGAGGACTCCTTGGGCGTGTGCCCCATGAGGAATGGCAGTGGAATAGGCAACAGTAATAGCAGTAAtggctgtggaggaggtggaggtggaaatGGCGGAGGCAGTTTCAACCAGTTCTTGGGCCCTCTCTTGTGGGATCGCACCCTGCCTGCAGATGGGGGACTCTTCCAGCTTCAGTACATGGACTTGGAGGAGTTTCTGACTGAAAATGGAATGGGCAgcattcacaacaacaacagttccAGCTCAGCTCAGATCCCCTCACAGAGCTCCCAGTCAGCTGTTCCCAATCAGAGCTCCCAGTGCCTACCGCCCTCATCCCCACCTGGCTCTTCATCTTCGTCAccgtcttcctcttcttccccatCACTCATTGGCTTGGAAGTGGCTCAGCCGCAGAGCCTCGCAGGAGGGAGCGACTGTCTGCATGGTGAGTTTACTTACATGTTTTGTTCTCAGTTGAATAGGTGGACAGTTGAAGCAGACAGTAAAAAAGGACAACAAGGACAGTTCATTCGTCAGGGTTTGTCCATATCAGCTCAACGACAACAGCACTATCACAGAATAGGGTTCTGCAAAGTTTGCAGAtctgacaaactgaaagagacaaaTTGTCCCAAGATATGAGACCAGTAGACCCTACAATTCAGTAGTGGTTGAGATGTAATCGAGGTTATGTAGTGAGCTTCTAATGTTTCCCCTGGGTGGTGATCCAGCATTTCAAATCTCCTTTGAGTTTTTATTGAATACTGTTGGCGGTTGAGCAtttttctgtcctgtgctgACCGGCCGGAGATACAGTCACATGGCTGTGCACAAAGTCAActtgaaagagaaaacacaaagtgtagAAATGGCTGCTTAGCAATGACTGaaattcacttttcattttgtgtaatgGTACAGGGTTAAAAGTTggatgagggagaaaaaaaaacgaccAAGGGGGTCTCGAGGGTTTGAGAAGAAAACAGTGCTGGGAAGAATGAAGTCTTGAGCTATTTGATGAGTCAACATCATAACATTGACAACGGGGTCGGCTTTATTTTGGCATGTGATCGTTGTACCGCAGTGTACAACACGAGCATCAGCATTCACTCCCAGCCAATTATTAATGCGCAGCTGGGTCAAAACAGTACTCagaaatagatagatagacagagagagagagggaaggagagagagaactgtGTGGAGTGTTTGCGGTTGCGTGTCTTTAAATCTCTCCCCGCTTCACACGCCACAGCCATGTGTACGCGTCAGTACACGTGCTGAGGCTGAGAGAACTGGAGTGAGAGAACTAGAGGCAGGGCCAGTAGACATGGAGGAGGAGCCCACACGGGGAGGGACAGACGGAGCAACAGGAAGAGTTTCCCTGTCCTGCTGCTGGACTTCAAACGAAACATTTGATCAACAGACGAGGGTTTTGTGCTGTATGTTGATGCAGGACTAATTCAGTctttcagtgacaaagttgCATGTTTAAACTCTGATAGTGCATGTATATTACAGTTACAGTCCCTTTATGCAAAATCATATCATTACATGaagataacaaaataattagAGAATGAAGCTGGTAAAAGTGGACTATTCTTATATATCTTATCATGTAGCTGAGTTGCCTTTGTTGAAGAGTGAATAATTCTCATCGACTCTCCCAAAGCTTAAAACTAGAGTTGTATTAAAATTTAATAAAGGTGCACAATCAACTGCTGCTTTATAAACAGAAGCATCGGGCCTTCCTGGGATACTGTAATATGAGtcctgaaatgtgtgtgtagtCACATATTGgaccattttttttccacagagaaAGCCTCCTGTTCTCTGAGggctgaaacagaaaagcaccaAATCAACTTAGCAGGTCTGCATTCCAGAGCTTCCTAAAAAGCAGGGAGAGGCAACCTCGTACCACAGGAGTGCTGAGGGTTTACAggttttcttttcaacaaacACCGCACTGGGTTGCTGCGCCGACTAGTTTCTGCTCTGTGGTTTAAGCAGCAGAAATCACTGAAATCTTATGGTTTTGTCATATacacaaaggaaaacatgcatatttttgGGTCTCAGTGGCACTTGCTTGCCTACGGTATCCACAACAACATTTCAGTGATGGTTATACGCGCTGATTATCTATGATGGGACATGCTTGACTTCACCTTGGTGTCACTGAAAGCactcttttatttgttttgctgtttatgGAGACGTGATTATTGTGGAGCACGGGAACGTCAGGAGGGAACTTTGCACCTTAGGGCAGTGGTTTCTAAACTTCATCAAGGACCCAGAAACTGAAATTAGACCACGGATCacatttgataagattttgtcCATGTGTCCCAAAACTGATGAGAATGTTGCTTTTTGATGCTGTAtcacagaaagtgtatgaaacatATGACCCTCAAATACCCCTGAAGGTCCACAGACCCCACTCTGAAAACAGCCACCTTGGGGTGCAGCTTGTGAGATAACCTCTTTTTTAGACAATATATTGTCTCAGAAATAACTGCAATAAATGATATTGTCATTTTTGGAACCATTTTATGCCACTGATATATTGATAATAGCATAATAATGCAAGGGCACCCTTTGAAAGAGCAATAAGCTTTACTAATATTCAGATATtggaactgaaatgaaaaaaacacacacacaaaaaactccaaatgaatgaaataactaaaataaaccACATAGCCAAAACAAAATCTTGCATCAAAATTGcacttaaataaatataaaatatttggGACAATGGTATAATCATTCATTCCTTACCAGGCAATAAGCTGCTAATCCAGTGTTTGTCACTTTTATTTGCTAGGTCATGTATTGTTAATTCAATAAGATAAGATGTACTTGTAGTCAGCAGTGTGATTGCTGTAACAGGCCAAGTCAGTACTCGTATGATAGCTGCTCATATTTTACAGATCCATAGATAATAAGTTTAGCTGGTAGTCATAGATAGCACAGATAGAGGGAATGCTTTTGTTCTTGGTGCTGTTCTTGGTCAGCGTTTTTTTCTGCATTACCACAGCCCATTGTGTACTTATTGTTATAGTGTTCTTGTGCAGTGTTTCTACATAGAAAATTCTGCATTAATTACCAGCTTTGGGGGACTTAAGGCGTGCAGGTTTTATTTAGACTGTGCTCATGCAATTCTGTGGTGACTTCCAGGGCTGCAGTGCTGTGGTGTTTAACAGCTATATACTCGTCTATCCCTGACTGAAATTATCCCTGACTGGTTTTTGGCACAGTTCCATTTTACCAAGTGAATTAATTCTAAGATGATTTTTTTAAGTAGCATTTGTCTTGCCTGGTAAGTTTAAAGTCATACTTTGTTCTATTGAATTTGTCCATATTTATTACAAGACTGTTGATTGAGCTGTTTTTATGGATATATAGGAACAATTAAGAGTTCTGTGCTTTCATAGTGAAGAAAAATCAGTTTAGTGACGTGCATTGGACCTTAAAGGGGGTGGGGTGAGGTATAGCCCTATACAGGCCCCACTTAAACTAGTTTTTAGGGGAGGGGTAAAAAGTTATGTAACTCTTCCACTTTTAGATTTCTCTATTGGTATTTAGTTCTGGATTTTGGCCTTTGTCTATCAAAACTGATGTTTTTGATTCATGAAAGCCAATATTGTGTCCAGCTCGGATTTGTGTGGTTTACACTGCAGACTGCTGAAGCAGATTCCATAGGAGTCCCAGGAGCTTAACTAATTTAGACATGTTTTTAGCAGTTGTGCACAGAGATACAAAACAACCACTTCTGAATGTGGTTTCTCATCACTGACAGTTTGCACATGTGTAATAGattgtataaataaatgatgcaGGTAGAATTTAAGTGGAGATAATCTGTTTAAAAGGTATATTGTAGAAAAGCTGGAGCTTTGCAATGACAAGTAGTTCTTACAGCAGCCTGTATATCATTGTATATCATTTGCGTCCTATCTGAATGGTATATTTCctgaaatattctttaaaaTTACCCTGTGAAAACCCTACTCTCAGTGAGAGCTGatagaaaaacatttctttcacgTTCTTTGGAAGTAATGAGGTGCAAAGGAATGTTGTTTGTAGTTTACAGCAGTCAAAAAGTAGCTCTCTACTTCCATCTGGTGGTCATCGTGATGTgatgctgcatgtgtttatatTGTCTTCTTGAACAGGTGTCATCAGCTGCTCTCTCCCAGTCTTAGTGGTTCAGTGAAAAGCATGTAGAAATCATTGtccttcccttttctttcaGGGAGCCAGACAAGTATGAACGACTCCTGTGAGTCaccctgttcctcctcctcgtcctcctgtCCACCTCTGCTGACGCCCACGGGCAGCGGGCCAGATGTGGTTGGGATGTTTGACATGGATCCTTCAGACAGCCTGTCCAGTTCCTCTGGCCAACATAACTTTGATCCTATGAGGCACACCTTCAGTGAAGAGGAGCTCAAGCCACAGCCGATGATCAAGAAGGCTCGCAAGATCCTGGTGCCTGATAACATGAAGGTGAGTCTGCactgcatccatccatccattttctacaccgcttatccgtcagggtttcgggggagctggagcctatcccagccgactacaggcgagaggcggggtacaccctggactggtcgccaatcaa
This sequence is a window from Scatophagus argus isolate fScaArg1 chromosome 9, fScaArg1.pri, whole genome shotgun sequence. Protein-coding genes within it:
- the dbpb gene encoding D site albumin promoter binding protein b; this encodes MSRQLSQLPTPDLPAGASPQFGSCTQPAGGSLTGGHLNSMTGLKSLLHHPMKGDQRLKSPCDAKDKERLDLDEDSLGVCPMRNGSGIGNSNSSNGCGGGGGGNGGGSFNQFLGPLLWDRTLPADGGLFQLQYMDLEEFLTENGMGSIHNNNSSSSAQIPSQSSQSAVPNQSSQCLPPSSPPGSSSSSPSSSSSPSLIGLEVAQPQSLAGGSDCLHGSQTSMNDSCESPCSSSSSSCPPLLTPTGSGPDVVGMFDMDPSDSLSSSSGQHNFDPMRHTFSEEELKPQPMIKKARKILVPDNMKDEKYWTRRYKNNEAAKRSRDARRLKENQISVRAAYLERENAALRQEVAEIRKELGRCRNILSKYENRLADQ